Proteins encoded together in one Hymenobacter monticola window:
- a CDS encoding NTP transferase domain-containing protein — translation MDSLPSSTVKRFKHAALTRPDVGEFGRHELAILGAPCGDIQTLVAQLLPLLAPQLRVAYVDADHAAGDAAADAPAATSKAMPYVAENGLSAELVDKITHRQLNLTRVLDRFTQPELLAHESVVLVNGNHFRARQQVVIVDPRKPLDKKLDRLTDVRLILLAEGQTELPAVLAEHFSAAPLPPVLRLPETQKIAAFIKQWYQMAVPVLRGLVLAGGRSERMQTDKGALHYHDLDQRQHTAALLSEFCPDVRVSVRPDQAANLPAGLNPLPDTFLGLGPLGGILSAFQADPNAAWLVLACDLPFLTRDTLEHLVSNRQPARMATSFRSPWDEFPEPLVSIWEPRSYGQLLRFLSLGYSCPRKALINSDIELLTAPVAEELRNVNTPEERAAAEQELAR, via the coding sequence ATGGATAGTCTGCCTAGCTCAACCGTAAAACGCTTCAAGCACGCCGCCCTCACCCGCCCCGACGTGGGCGAATTTGGCCGCCACGAACTCGCCATTCTCGGCGCGCCCTGCGGCGACATTCAGACGCTGGTAGCGCAGCTGCTGCCGCTGCTGGCGCCCCAACTGCGCGTCGCTTACGTGGATGCCGACCACGCCGCCGGCGATGCCGCCGCGGATGCACCGGCCGCGACCAGCAAAGCCATGCCCTATGTGGCCGAAAACGGCCTTTCGGCAGAGCTGGTTGATAAAATCACCCACCGTCAGCTCAACCTCACAAGGGTGCTGGACCGCTTCACGCAGCCCGAGCTGCTGGCTCACGAAAGCGTGGTGCTGGTGAATGGCAACCACTTCCGCGCCCGCCAGCAGGTCGTCATCGTCGACCCGCGCAAGCCCTTGGACAAGAAGCTCGACCGCCTCACCGATGTGCGACTTATTCTGCTGGCTGAAGGCCAGACGGAGCTGCCCGCCGTGCTGGCCGAACACTTCAGCGCCGCGCCGCTGCCGCCCGTGCTGCGCCTGCCCGAAACCCAAAAAATAGCCGCCTTCATCAAGCAGTGGTACCAAATGGCCGTGCCGGTGCTGCGCGGCCTCGTGCTAGCCGGCGGCCGCAGCGAGCGTATGCAAACCGACAAGGGCGCCCTGCACTACCACGACCTCGACCAGCGCCAGCACACCGCCGCGCTGCTCAGCGAGTTTTGCCCCGACGTGCGCGTATCCGTGCGGCCCGACCAGGCAGCGAATCTGCCCGCCGGGCTCAATCCCCTGCCCGATACCTTTCTGGGGTTGGGGCCGCTGGGCGGCATCCTATCGGCCTTTCAGGCCGACCCGAATGCGGCGTGGCTGGTGCTGGCCTGCGACCTGCCTTTCCTCACCCGCGACACGCTGGAACACCTGGTGAGCAACCGGCAGCCGGCGCGCATGGCCACCTCGTTCCGCAGCCCCTGGGATGAATTTCCCGAGCCCTTGGTCAGCATCTGGGAGCCGCGCAGCTACGGGCAGCTGCTGCGGTTTCTGAGCCTGGGCTACTCCTGCCCGCGCAAGGCCCTCATCAACTCCGACATCGAGCTGCTGACCGCGCCCGTGGCCGAGGAGCTGCGCAACGTGAACACGCCCGAGGAGCGGGCCGCCGCCGAGCAGGAGCTGGCCCGCTGA
- the moaC gene encoding cyclic pyranopterin monophosphate synthase MoaC produces MLTKNFTHVNAANQPTMVDVGQKTPTRRVARAHCRVVLGEELLSRVQAGEMPSHKGPVIHTAILAGIMGAKKTADLIPLCHPLGLDDCSITIEPEGADALRVVCTAVVTGRTGVEMEALTGATVAALTIYDMCKAFSHDITIDNVQLIAKTGGKKDFNRFENL; encoded by the coding sequence ATGCTTACCAAGAATTTTACCCACGTCAACGCCGCCAACCAACCCACCATGGTGGATGTGGGCCAGAAAACGCCCACCCGCCGCGTGGCCCGCGCCCACTGCCGCGTGGTGCTGGGCGAGGAACTGTTGAGCCGCGTGCAGGCCGGCGAGATGCCCTCGCACAAAGGCCCGGTCATTCACACGGCCATCCTGGCGGGCATCATGGGCGCCAAAAAAACGGCCGACCTCATCCCGCTTTGCCACCCGCTGGGCCTCGATGACTGCAGCATTACCATTGAGCCCGAGGGCGCTGACGCGCTGCGCGTGGTGTGCACGGCCGTGGTCACGGGCCGCACCGGCGTGGAGATGGAGGCCCTGACCGGTGCCACCGTGGCCGCCCTCACCATCTACGACATGTGCAAGGCCTTTTCGCACGACATCACGATTGATAACGTGCAGCTTATCGCCAAAACCGGCGGCAAGAAAGATTTCAATCGGTTCGAAAATTTGTAA